ACTCCATGCAAATGCATTTTTTATTTTTTGAAGGGCTTGTGAAAGCATATCCGGACCAATCTATGAAACTAGCTCAAGCTAAATCCTACGAAGTATCAGAAGATAAACTCACCTATACTTTTCACTTAAGAGACACCGTTTGGTCTAATAACACCCCTGTTACGGCTTACGATTTTGAACAAACCTGGAAAGATATTCTTAGATCCGATTTTCCCTCAATGAGTGCATCGTTATTCTCTTCTATAAAAAATGCAGATGCAGCAAAACAAGGGCTTGTTTCTCTAGATGAAGTGGGGATTAAAGCAATAGATGCAAAAACCCTTGTGATTACTTTAGGAATACCGAATCCTTATCTTTTCAAATTGCTATCTTTTAGTGCTTTTTTTCCTGTAAATATAGAAAACGATCGAAAAAATCCCCATTGGCCTGAAAAGGTAGGACCTAATTTTTTATGTAACGGTCCTTATCTATTAGAAAAGTGGATCCCTAGCAATCAAGTCGTTGCTAAACGTAATCCTCAATACCGAAAGACAGAAGATCTACATCCAGAAAAAATCATTTTTAACATAGTTGAAAATGATGCAATAACGTTAGAGATGTTTGAGAAGGGTTTAGTGGATGTAATTGGAGATTGTCTAACCAGTATTCCTTTAGAAGCGCTTCCTGATTTAGAAAAAAAATGGAGCATTTCTCGTGCGCCAAAACCCTCTTCTCTATTCATTAATCTTAATACAGATAAAGTCCCCTTTAATAATTCTAAAATTCGCAGGGCACTTGGGCTCGCGATTAATCGGCGAGAATTAATCGAAATATCTGGTATGGATCAGAATCAAGCAAACCTATCAGCAACGAGTATGATTCCTCCTTGTTTAAAAGAAAATCGCTGTTGTTCTTTTTTTAAAGATCATGATATCATTCAAGCACGCGTTTTGCTGGAAGAAGGATTAAAAGAACTAGGGCTTACCAAAGAGGTTTTTGCATCTGTTGTTCTTTACTATTATGCCTATTCTTCTGGAACAAATAAATTGATGCAAATCATCCAACAGCAATGGTTAAAGGCTTTGGATCTTTTCATTAAGATAGAGTGTTTAGAGTTTGGAGTTGCAATAGACAAACTCATCAGGAGAGATTATTCTATGGGTTTTGCTTGTTGGATTGCCATGTTCGACGACCCTATGAATTCTCTTGGAAAATTTAAATCTAAAATGCATGCAACCAACTTCTGTAACTGGGAAAGTCCAGAATACACGCAATTACTTAACCAATCTTTTTACGAAGAAGGGGAAGCGAGATTGGATATTCTGGAACAAGCGGAAAAAGTTTTTTTAAGCGAGATGCCCTATATTCCTTTATATCATGAGGACTATGTATATATCATAAACCCACGGCTGCCTTTTACCATCCCGCTTTGGTGTAATGATCGGATGTTAATACCTTCAAAAGGTACAAAATAATTGTCATGCAGAAAAATATAATCCAAAC
This is a stretch of genomic DNA from Candidatus Rhabdochlamydia oedothoracis. It encodes these proteins:
- a CDS encoding peptide ABC transporter substrate-binding protein, with product MSVLRLNMKTEPKTMDPRKGVDRYSMQMHFLFFEGLVKAYPDQSMKLAQAKSYEVSEDKLTYTFHLRDTVWSNNTPVTAYDFEQTWKDILRSDFPSMSASLFSSIKNADAAKQGLVSLDEVGIKAIDAKTLVITLGIPNPYLFKLLSFSAFFPVNIENDRKNPHWPEKVGPNFLCNGPYLLEKWIPSNQVVAKRNPQYRKTEDLHPEKIIFNIVENDAITLEMFEKGLVDVIGDCLTSIPLEALPDLEKKWSISRAPKPSSLFINLNTDKVPFNNSKIRRALGLAINRRELIEISGMDQNQANLSATSMIPPCLKENRCCSFFKDHDIIQARVLLEEGLKELGLTKEVFASVVLYYYAYSSGTNKLMQIIQQQWLKALDLFIKIECLEFGVAIDKLIRRDYSMGFACWIAMFDDPMNSLGKFKSKMHATNFCNWESPEYTQLLNQSFYEEGEARLDILEQAEKVFLSEMPYIPLYHEDYVYIINPRLPFTIPLWCNDRMLIPSKGTK